From the Solanum stenotomum isolate F172 chromosome 4, ASM1918654v1, whole genome shotgun sequence genome, one window contains:
- the LOC125861353 gene encoding uncharacterized protein LOC125861353 has translation MENRLKDMKRKNEELKNEKAKVEAKLKMYLEKFKELESRVSLQEEEAAKNRAVDVSVIQKMVENLEAEDDDVVEVNSKASGADGDLQEKQLSPPRAPSVDSTANGNGNGSAKSRDEATGSGNTDFISTKMNLVNCPDVQILHPMPSAAGSAQVNSNVSNIAKKRRHSEEAGRDDFNLRYLGIRIVNFLVVKRQQMNSARERSRSSFSIHMTGISQAKHISSCSPADLLYCRRRPQKDPAFISTT, from the exons ATGGAGAATCGATTGAAGGATATGAAGAGGAAAAATGAGGagctaaaaaatgaaaaggctAAAGTTGAGGCAAAACTGAAGATGTATTTGGAAAAGTTCAAAGAGTTGGAAAGTAGAGTATCACTTCAGGAGGAAGAAGCTGCTAAAAATCGTGCTGTGGATGTCTCAGTGATCCAAAAAATGGTAGAAAATTTGGAAGCGGAGGATGATGATGTTGTAGAAGTTAATAGTAAAGCTTCTGGTGCTGATGGAGATCTTCAGGAAAAGCAGTTGTCACCACCTAGGGCTCCATCGGTTGATTCAACTGCAAATGGAAATGGAAATGGAAGTGCTAAATCAAGAGATGAAG CTACAGGCAGTGGTAACACGGActtcatttcaacaaaaatgaatCTGGTTAATTGTCCTGATGTCCAGATATTGCATCCCATGCCTTCTGCTGCTGGTTCTGCTCAAGTCAATAGCAATGTTTCCAACATAGCTAAGAAAAGACGCCATTCAGAGGAAGCAGGTAGAGATGATTT CAACTTAAGATATTTGGGGATTAGAATTGTCAATTTCTTAGTGGTCAAAAGGCAGCAAATGAACTCAGCTAGAGAGAGGAGTAGAAG TTCATTCTCCATCCATATGACTGGAATTTCACAAGCAAAGCACATATCATCGTGCAGTCCTGCTGATCTGCTCTACTGCAGAAGAAGGCCACAGAAAGATCCAGCATTTATATCAACAACATGA
- the LOC125861354 gene encoding uncharacterized protein LOC125861354, translated as MTLSDNLNELIVTKLMDMLKLNPYSTFLRSLTVVPNLSEFYIALNSSSNLDQRTYNLPTASEVGAIWIEDQLNDKIPTPHIRIYTHSNKTQLVNYYYGCYDPSQYPLLFPYGQNGWHCGIKKFNKTYSYSKTQISCEYEQLPSIKNMTSIDRLLHIESTVLSKGLRKRETVSCREYYCYKIQIRDEEPNETLHSGRVFQQYIVDQYIKLETQRLDFVSFNQDLFRVEAFQGIIDLLRQGERDASNIGRRKFLPGSFIGGPRDMRRRYMNAIALVQHFGKPDIFLTMTCNPCWPEIQEHLQPMEEVQNRPDLVSRVFRAKVEELKTDIQKTNIFEKIAAFMYTIEFQKRGLPHAHFLIILMDGYKLLTPQSYDKIVCAELPDPHIDHNLYKLVTKHMIHGPCGYLNPSNSCMQKEGKCKFKYPKQLTEQTTKGKNSYPLYKRPKMITPIKVRGHNIDNSWIVPYNPFLLKKFGCHINVEICYDIKVIKYIYKYICKGHDKIAFSVHNNDTNVEIDEMKEYQSARWVSPPEAVWRCLLFQ; from the coding sequence ATGACGTTATCAGATAATCTTAATGAGCTGATTGTTACAAAGCTCATGGATATGCTCAAACTTAATCCTTATTCTACTTTTCTAAGATCGTTAACAGTTGTTCCAAATTTATCTGAATTTTACATTGCTCTAAACTCAAGTTCCAATTTAGACCAAAGAACATATAACTTACCAACTGCATCCGAAGTTGGGGCAATTTGGATTGAAGAtcaattaaatgataaaattccCACACCACATATTCGAATTTACACTCATAGTAACAAAACCCAATTGGTCAATTACTATTATGGATGTTATGACCCATCACAATATCCACTATTGTTTCCTTATGGTCAAAATGGCTGGCATTGTGgtattaaaaaattcaacaagacATATAGttattccaaaacacaaattTCTTGTGAATATGAGCAGCTACCAAGTATAAAGAACATGACTTCTATTGATAGACTCCTTCACATCGAATCTACAGTTTTATCAAAAGGATTAAGAAAAAGAGAGACTGTTTCTTGTCGtgaatattattgttataaaattcaaataagagATGAAGAACCAAATGAAACTTTACATTCTGGAAGGGTATTTCAACAATACATAGTTGACCAATATATCAAACTTGAGACACAAAGATTAGATTTTGTTTCATTTAATCAAGATCTATTTAGAGTTGAAGCCTTTCAAggaattattgatttattgagGCAAGGAGAAAGAGATGCTTCCAATATTGGCAGACGAAAATTCCTTCCTGGTAGTTTCATAGGAGGCCCAAGAGATATGCGTCGAAGATATATGAATGCCATTGCTTTGGTACAACATTTTGGAAAACCAGACATATTTTTGACGATGACTTGTAATCCTTGTTGGCCTGAAATACAAGAACATTTACAGCCAATGGAAGAAGTTCAAAACAGACCTGATTTAGTTAGTAGAGTATTCAGAGCAAAAGTAGAAGAACTTAAAACAGATATTCAAAAAACCAACATATTTGAAAAGATTGCAGCTTTTATGTATACAATTGAGTTTCAAAAACGAGGTCTTCCACATGCCCATTTTCTCATTATACTTATGGATGGATATAAATTGCTAACACCACAATCATATGATAAAATTGTATGTGCTGAATTACCTGATCCTCATATTGATCATAATCTATACAAACTTGTGACCAAGCACATGATCCATGGTCCTTGTGGCTATTTAAATCCTTCAAATTCTTGCAtgcaaaaagaaggaaaatgtaAGTTTAAATATCCAAAACAACTTACTGAACAAACAACCAAAGGAAAGAATTCGTATCCTCTTTACAAAAGACCAAAAATGATCACACCAATCAAAGTTAGAGGACACAACATTGATAATTCTTGGATTGTCCCGTACAATCCGTTTTTACTGAAGAAATTCGGTTGTCATATTAATGTTGAAATATGTTATGACATTAAGGTTATCAAATacatttacaaatatatttgcAAAGGACATGACAAAATTGCATTCTCTGTACATAATAATGATACTAATGTAGAAATAGATGAAATGAAAGAATACCAATCTGCTAGATGGGTTTCTCCTCCAGAAGCTGTGTGGCGCTGTTTGCTTTTTCAATAA